A genomic region of Candidatus Stoquefichus sp. SB1 contains the following coding sequences:
- a CDS encoding GspE/PulE family protein, with protein sequence MKRVPIGEVLKEYGYITDEQLQEALEAQKKDKSKRLGQHLIDLGFVNEEQTLRALSAKLDYPMIDLSTAPIEIDAVAKIPQQLAEKYNVIGINIESNTLTVVTSDPMDFYALEDIRLVTGMNISIGLAVHDRIKDAIDYNYSEIKAKSAAEVANRDTTHFEAIDEEIFDSESDDSPIVKLLNSLLTKGFSSNASDIHIEPFEKETLVRMRIDGMLIESMKLQKSIHSPLVVRTKILANLDISERRIPQDGHFVVTINGERMNLRVSIVPTVYGEKIVMRFLNSNTPIDHANHFGMTDINFKKMNLMMDNPNGIIYVTGPTGSGKTTTLYMIMEKLAKRNVNILTIEDPVEKNLERINQMQVNNVAGLTFESGLRAILRQDPDIIMVGETRDAETASISVRAAITGHLVVSTLHTNDAVSTIVRLIDMGIEPYMVANSVVGIVAQRLVKKVCPHCAKKEIASEDDKRIAGKNLPYVYRSVGCPACHHTGYKGRIAVHEMVLIDKKIKKMITEHADIDDIYDYVKINQDYSSLFQETLKLVEEGQTTIEELLKISYYER encoded by the coding sequence ATGAAACGTGTACCAATAGGTGAAGTATTAAAGGAGTATGGATATATAACTGATGAACAGTTACAGGAGGCTTTAGAGGCACAGAAGAAAGATAAATCTAAGAGATTGGGTCAACATTTAATTGATTTGGGATTTGTAAATGAAGAACAGACTTTACGTGCATTGAGTGCAAAATTAGATTATCCAATGATTGATTTATCAACAGCTCCTATAGAGATTGATGCTGTAGCAAAGATTCCTCAACAGTTAGCAGAAAAATATAATGTTATTGGGATTAATATTGAATCAAATACTTTGACTGTTGTAACGAGTGATCCAATGGATTTCTATGCTTTAGAGGATATTAGACTTGTAACAGGTATGAATATTTCAATTGGATTAGCAGTTCATGATAGAATTAAGGATGCAATTGATTATAATTATTCAGAAATAAAGGCAAAATCTGCTGCTGAAGTAGCTAATAGGGATACAACGCATTTTGAAGCGATTGATGAAGAAATCTTTGATAGTGAGTCTGATGACTCACCAATTGTTAAATTATTAAATTCTTTATTAACTAAAGGTTTTAGTAGTAATGCTTCTGATATTCATATTGAACCTTTTGAAAAAGAAACATTAGTAAGAATGAGAATTGATGGAATGCTCATTGAATCTATGAAACTTCAAAAGAGTATTCATAGTCCATTAGTAGTAAGAACGAAGATTTTAGCAAATCTTGATATTTCAGAGCGTCGAATTCCACAGGACGGTCATTTTGTTGTGACAATCAATGGTGAACGTATGAATTTACGTGTGTCTATTGTGCCTACTGTATATGGTGAAAAGATTGTTATGAGATTTTTAAATTCTAATACACCTATTGATCATGCAAATCATTTTGGGATGACTGATATTAATTTTAAAAAAATGAATTTAATGATGGATAATCCTAATGGAATTATTTATGTGACTGGACCAACGGGTTCAGGGAAAACAACGACCTTATATATGATAATGGAAAAATTAGCAAAACGAAATGTTAATATTTTGACAATTGAAGATCCTGTTGAAAAGAATCTTGAGCGTATTAATCAAATGCAGGTAAATAATGTTGCTGGATTGACTTTTGAAAGTGGATTGAGAGCAATTTTAAGACAAGATCCTGATATTATTATGGTAGGAGAAACACGTGATGCTGAAACAGCTTCTATTTCTGTAAGAGCTGCTATTACAGGGCATTTGGTTGTTTCTACACTTCATACAAATGATGCTGTAAGTACAATTGTAAGATTAATTGATATGGGTATTGAACCGTATATGGTTGCTAATAGTGTTGTTGGTATTGTAGCACAACGTTTGGTTAAGAAGGTATGTCCTCATTGTGCTAAAAAAGAAATAGCATCAGAAGATGATAAACGTATCGCTGGAAAGAATTTGCCATATGTTTATCGAAGTGTTGGATGTCCAGCATGTCATCATACAGGATATAAAGGAAGAATAGCTGTACATGAAATGGTTTTAATTGATAAAAAAATTAAGAAAATGATAACTGAACATGCTGATATTGATGATATTTATGATTATGTAAAAATTAATCAAGATTATAGTTCTTTGTTTCAGGAAACTCTTAAATTAGTGGAAGAAGGTCAAACGACTATAGAAGAGTTATTGAAAATTTCTTATTATGAAAGATAG